From Microbacterium sp. LWH11-1.2, one genomic window encodes:
- a CDS encoding helix-turn-helix domain-containing protein — MTTAERSISMATRKAAGPAKAPTRTSGSPARPRRARDSLSREIIVAAADRVVERDGLDRLTFQAIGEELGAHPTSIYRHFRDKDELLLALIDTLRARSYSGGMVETDDWMADLRTQAHLIHGHYMRYPEFALQMALRRPTDFSSMEFSIGALRRGGYDKEQAALYARALGQLIRSASSIQAALTALPADVQDADELTWQMDYRRLDPEEFPNIVWAGDSLPGVRDPRAWESALELLLESIERHAPGA, encoded by the coding sequence ATGACGACAGCGGAACGGAGCATCTCGATGGCGACTCGGAAGGCCGCAGGTCCGGCGAAGGCGCCGACCCGCACGAGCGGCAGCCCCGCACGTCCTCGCCGCGCACGCGACTCGCTCAGCCGCGAGATCATCGTGGCCGCCGCGGACCGCGTCGTGGAGCGCGACGGCCTCGATCGCCTGACCTTCCAGGCCATCGGCGAAGAGCTCGGCGCGCACCCGACATCGATCTACCGGCACTTCCGCGACAAGGACGAGCTGCTCCTCGCGCTCATCGACACGCTCCGCGCCCGCTCCTACAGCGGGGGAATGGTCGAGACCGACGACTGGATGGCCGATCTGCGCACCCAGGCGCACCTCATCCACGGCCACTACATGCGCTACCCCGAGTTCGCGCTGCAGATGGCGCTGCGCCGCCCGACGGACTTCTCGTCGATGGAGTTCTCGATCGGAGCCCTCCGCCGCGGGGGCTACGACAAGGAGCAGGCGGCGCTGTACGCCCGCGCGCTCGGACAGCTGATCCGCTCGGCATCCAGCATCCAGGCCGCGCTCACGGCGCTCCCCGCCGACGTGCAGGACGCCGACGAGCTCACCTGGCAGATGGACTACCGTCGGCTCGATCCCGAGGAGTTCCCGAACATCGTCTGGGCCGGCGACAGCCTTCCGGGCGTGCGCGACCCGCGGGCCTGGGAGTCGGCGCTCGAGCTGCTGCTGGAGAGCATCGAGCGGCACGCACCCGGCGCCTGA
- a CDS encoding M20 family metallopeptidase: MSARSLAVERLAELVSIETPTGDAVGLATAQQLVRSWLDPVMGEPGIIETVDGISHLRWPGGEAPAVLLIGHLDTVFPKGTIVDRPFRIDGDRATGPGVFDMKAGIVIMAAALAQVARPGAVAVLLTSDEEVGSLTSRALIEREAARAGTVLVLEPSLDGALKIARRGGSIYRIAFTGRAAHAGLEPWKGRSALAELAHHVLALPELADAEAGTTVSPTVAQAGTVTNVIPEHAEVRVDVRAWTLGELERVDVEMQRLGAHTDGVSVAVSGGINRPPMEESSSAELLDCARRVAARLGHPDVEAVSAGGASDGNFTAAVGARTLDGLGPRGAGAHADHEWVSIDSMMERIELLTGMLDELTAGG, from the coding sequence ATGAGCGCGCGGTCGCTCGCGGTCGAGCGCCTGGCCGAGCTCGTGTCGATCGAGACGCCCACGGGCGACGCAGTCGGCCTCGCGACCGCGCAGCAGCTCGTGCGATCCTGGCTCGATCCGGTGATGGGCGAGCCGGGGATCATCGAGACCGTCGACGGCATCTCGCACCTGCGCTGGCCGGGAGGCGAGGCGCCCGCGGTGCTGCTGATCGGTCACCTCGACACCGTGTTCCCGAAGGGGACGATCGTCGACCGGCCGTTCCGGATCGACGGCGACCGCGCCACGGGACCGGGGGTCTTCGACATGAAGGCCGGCATCGTGATCATGGCGGCGGCGCTCGCACAGGTGGCGCGGCCGGGGGCGGTCGCCGTCCTGCTGACGAGCGACGAGGAGGTCGGCTCGCTGACCTCGCGCGCCCTGATCGAACGGGAGGCGGCCCGTGCGGGCACCGTCTTGGTGCTCGAGCCGAGTCTCGACGGAGCGCTCAAGATCGCCCGCCGCGGCGGCAGCATCTATCGGATCGCCTTCACCGGGCGCGCGGCGCACGCGGGGCTCGAGCCGTGGAAGGGCCGGAGTGCTCTCGCCGAGCTCGCCCATCACGTGCTGGCCCTGCCGGAGCTGGCGGATGCCGAGGCCGGCACGACCGTGAGTCCGACGGTCGCCCAGGCGGGGACGGTGACCAACGTGATCCCCGAGCACGCCGAGGTGCGCGTCGACGTACGCGCCTGGACGCTGGGCGAGCTCGAGCGCGTCGACGTCGAGATGCAGCGGCTCGGGGCGCACACCGACGGCGTCAGCGTCGCGGTCTCGGGCGGCATCAACCGTCCGCCGATGGAGGAGAGCTCCTCGGCCGAGCTGCTCGACTGCGCCCGACGGGTCGCCGCGCGTCTCGGGCATCCGGACGTCGAGGCGGTCTCGGCCGGTGGAGCATCCGATGGCAACTTCACGGCGGCGGTCGGGGCGCGCACGCTCGACGGCCTCGGGCCACGCGGCGCGGGCGCGCACGCCGACCACGAGTGGGTGTCGATCGACTCGATGATGGAGCGGATCGAGCTGCTCACCGGCATGCTCGACGAGCTCACGGCCGGCGGCTGA
- a CDS encoding alpha/beta hydrolase: protein MTTPRTQVAVDCDGIRIAAEVRGAGPAVLLLHGYPETKAMWDDVAEALAVDHTVVAADLRGYGDSAKPRGAHYSKREMARDQVILMRELGFPRFAVVGHDRGGRVAHRMALDHTDAVSALAVLDIVPTLHMFENVDRAMATAYFHWFFLARDDGMPEALIGADRETWLRSRFTGRRHDGDRLPDAYDEYLRCFDVDTVFASGADYRAAATIDLDHDRADREAGRTVDCPTVALWGAHSYVGRNFDVLATWAPYAPGVTGAAVEADHYLAEEAPAVTAAALREFFAATEAAA from the coding sequence ATGACCACACCCCGCACGCAGGTCGCGGTGGACTGCGACGGCATCAGGATCGCGGCCGAGGTGCGTGGCGCCGGTCCTGCGGTGCTGCTGCTGCACGGCTACCCCGAGACGAAGGCCATGTGGGACGACGTCGCCGAGGCCCTGGCCGTGGACCACACGGTCGTCGCGGCTGATCTGCGCGGCTACGGCGATTCGGCGAAGCCCCGTGGCGCGCACTACTCCAAGCGCGAGATGGCCCGCGACCAGGTGATCCTGATGCGCGAGCTCGGCTTTCCCCGCTTCGCCGTGGTCGGCCACGACCGGGGCGGACGCGTCGCGCATCGGATGGCGCTGGATCACACGGATGCCGTGTCGGCGCTGGCCGTGCTCGACATCGTGCCGACACTGCACATGTTCGAGAACGTCGACCGGGCGATGGCGACGGCGTACTTCCACTGGTTCTTCCTCGCGCGGGACGACGGGATGCCGGAGGCGCTGATCGGCGCGGATCGTGAGACCTGGCTGCGCAGCAGGTTCACCGGCAGGCGGCACGACGGCGACCGGCTCCCGGATGCGTACGACGAGTACCTGCGATGCTTCGACGTCGACACCGTGTTCGCCTCGGGGGCGGACTACCGGGCCGCGGCGACCATCGACCTCGACCACGACCGCGCGGATCGGGAAGCCGGCCGCACCGTCGACTGTCCGACGGTCGCGCTCTGGGGTGCGCACAGTTATGTGGGTCGGAACTTCGACGTGCTCGCGACCTGGGCGCCCTACGCCCCCGGGGTCACGGGTGCGGCGGTCGAGGCCGACCACTACCTGGCCGAAGAGGCACCGGCGGTCACCGCCGCCGCGCTCAGGGAGTTCTTCGCGGCGACCGAGGCCGCGGCATGA
- a CDS encoding gluconokinase, which produces MTPHSPIVVMGVSGVGKTTIGEELARRRGTRFLDADDLHSPANIAKMSAGIPLVDDDRWPWLDLVGAALIAEPGVVVACSALRRVYRDRLRATAPATLFVHLAAAPERVAAQAEAREDHFMPPALLRSQIATLEPLGDDEHGVTVIVDADPDELVDRILGLLAGEREQSEK; this is translated from the coding sequence ATGACGCCGCACAGCCCGATCGTCGTGATGGGTGTCTCGGGCGTCGGCAAGACGACCATCGGCGAGGAGCTGGCGCGACGCCGAGGCACCCGGTTCCTCGATGCCGACGACCTGCACAGCCCGGCGAACATCGCCAAGATGAGCGCCGGCATCCCGCTGGTCGACGACGATCGCTGGCCCTGGCTCGACCTCGTCGGCGCCGCGCTCATCGCCGAACCCGGCGTCGTCGTCGCGTGCTCGGCGCTGCGGCGCGTCTACCGTGACCGCCTGCGGGCGACGGCTCCCGCGACCCTGTTCGTGCACCTCGCCGCCGCACCCGAGAGAGTCGCCGCACAGGCGGAGGCGCGCGAGGACCACTTCATGCCGCCGGCCCTGCTGCGCTCGCAGATCGCCACGCTCGAGCCGCTCGGCGATGACGAGCACGGTGTCACCGTCATCGTGGATGCCGACCCCGATGAGCTCGTCGACCGCATCCTGGGTCTTCTGGCAGGTGAGCGGGAGCAGTCCGAGAAGTAG
- a CDS encoding SDR family NAD(P)-dependent oxidoreductase produces MSPDGAARRRTVVITGASDGIGAAAARQLAASGDRLLLVGRSPEKTAAIARETGAEHLTADFARLDDVRALAEEIAGLVGDDGIDVLANNAGGIFGDQTPTVDGFEKTIQVNHLSPFLLTNLLLPQLRKADAAVINTSSVGHRLFGHIDVDDLDNRKKYSANKAYGDAKLANVLFTKSLHTKFHAEGLSAVAFHPGVVRTNFAAESSSVMRLIYRTPLKHLLTIGTDKGGETLRWFIEGTPDETWFSGAYYDERTLSTRVNPQVDDAELAEALWQKSAELVGIPTI; encoded by the coding sequence ATGAGTCCCGACGGCGCTGCGCGCCGCCGGACGGTCGTCATCACCGGTGCATCCGACGGGATCGGCGCGGCCGCTGCCCGGCAACTCGCGGCATCCGGAGATCGTCTGCTGCTCGTCGGCCGGTCGCCCGAGAAGACCGCGGCGATCGCGCGCGAGACGGGAGCCGAGCACCTCACCGCCGACTTCGCCCGCCTCGACGATGTGCGGGCACTGGCGGAGGAGATCGCGGGCCTGGTCGGAGACGACGGCATCGACGTGCTGGCGAACAACGCCGGCGGGATCTTCGGAGATCAGACGCCGACCGTCGACGGTTTCGAGAAGACCATCCAGGTGAACCATCTGTCGCCGTTTCTGCTGACGAACCTGCTGCTGCCGCAGCTGCGGAAGGCGGATGCCGCGGTCATCAACACCTCGAGCGTCGGCCACCGCCTGTTCGGCCACATCGACGTCGACGACCTCGACAACCGGAAGAAGTACAGCGCCAACAAGGCATACGGCGACGCGAAGCTCGCGAACGTCCTGTTCACGAAGAGCCTGCACACGAAGTTCCACGCCGAGGGCCTGAGCGCGGTGGCCTTCCACCCTGGCGTCGTACGGACGAACTTCGCGGCCGAGTCGTCGAGCGTGATGCGACTGATCTACCGCACGCCCCTCAAGCACCTGCTCACGATCGGCACCGACAAGGGCGGCGAGACGCTGCGCTGGTTCATCGAGGGCACGCCTGATGAGACCTGGTTCTCCGGCGCGTACTACGACGAGCGCACGCTGAGCACCCGGGTGAATCCCCAGGTCGACGACGCCGAGCTCGCCGAGGCGCTCTGGCAGAAGAGCGCGGAGCTCGTGGGTATCCCAACGATCTGA
- a CDS encoding SDR family oxidoreductase yields MLIDLTGKTALVTGSTQGIGRAIATALADAGARVAVNGRSADTVASVISDLQGERSERDLLAAPGDVTDEAGADAVLAATGDIDVLVNNLGIFGATPALDITDDEWRRYFDVNVLAAVRLIRSTLPGMKERSWGRVLNIASDSAVVIPAEMIHYGMSKTALLAVSRGFAKDAAGTGVTVNSVLAGPTHTGGVEDFVYELVDKALPWDEAQREFMKLHRPQSLLQRLIEPEEIANMVAYLSSPLASATTGAAVRVDGGYIDSIVP; encoded by the coding sequence ATGCTCATCGATCTCACCGGCAAGACCGCACTCGTGACCGGCTCGACCCAGGGCATCGGGCGGGCGATCGCCACCGCGCTGGCGGATGCCGGAGCGCGCGTCGCCGTCAACGGACGCAGCGCCGACACCGTGGCATCTGTCATCTCCGACCTTCAGGGCGAGCGGTCCGAGCGCGACCTGCTCGCCGCGCCCGGCGACGTGACCGACGAGGCCGGTGCAGACGCCGTGCTCGCCGCGACCGGCGACATCGACGTCCTCGTCAACAACCTCGGCATCTTCGGCGCGACACCCGCGCTCGACATCACCGATGACGAATGGCGCCGCTACTTCGACGTGAACGTGCTCGCGGCGGTGCGCCTGATCCGCTCGACCCTGCCCGGCATGAAGGAGCGCAGCTGGGGTCGGGTGCTCAACATCGCGAGCGACTCGGCGGTCGTGATCCCGGCCGAGATGATCCACTACGGCATGTCGAAGACCGCGCTGCTGGCCGTCTCGCGCGGGTTCGCGAAGGATGCCGCCGGCACCGGCGTCACCGTCAACTCAGTGCTCGCCGGCCCGACCCACACCGGCGGCGTCGAGGACTTCGTCTACGAGCTGGTCGACAAGGCGCTCCCGTGGGACGAGGCGCAGCGCGAGTTCATGAAGCTGCACCGGCCGCAGTCCCTGCTGCAGCGACTCATCGAGCCCGAGGAGATCGCGAACATGGTCGCATACCTGTCCTCGCCGCTCGCCTCCGCGACGACCGGGGCCGCGGTGCGCGTCGACGGCGGCTACATCGACTCGATCGTGCCGTAG
- a CDS encoding magnesium and cobalt transport protein CorA encodes MALIDNGVYVHGRRVETPKNLDETYRMLDAAGGTAWIGLYRPSPEEVASVAREFDLHPLAVEDALSGHQRSKVERYGDTLFAVLRPARYRDKEESIEFGELHLFVGPDFVVTIRHAESPDLAAVRRRMEANPDLLAMGPEAVLYAILDEVVDGYEPIVAGLLNDIDEIEDQLFGDSDDDQLSRRIYELSREVINFQRAVHPLSGMLEWLRRGSEKYRIDEELQRSLRDVLDHTIRVNERVDSFRAILENALTVHSALVARRQTEAGLAQNDEIKKISSWAAIIFAPTLVGTVYGMNFEVMPELHWAFGYPMAIGAMAAFAVALYGVFKYKKWL; translated from the coding sequence ATGGCCCTCATCGACAACGGCGTGTACGTCCACGGACGTCGCGTGGAGACCCCGAAGAACCTGGACGAGACGTACCGGATGCTGGATGCCGCCGGCGGCACCGCCTGGATCGGTCTCTACCGTCCGAGCCCGGAGGAAGTCGCGTCGGTCGCGCGCGAGTTCGACCTGCATCCGCTCGCCGTCGAGGATGCCCTGTCGGGCCACCAGCGGTCGAAGGTGGAGCGCTACGGCGACACGCTCTTCGCGGTGCTGCGCCCCGCGCGCTACCGCGACAAGGAGGAGTCGATCGAGTTCGGCGAGCTGCACCTGTTCGTCGGCCCCGACTTCGTGGTGACGATCCGCCATGCCGAGTCGCCGGACCTCGCCGCCGTGCGCCGGCGCATGGAGGCCAACCCCGACCTGCTCGCCATGGGTCCCGAGGCCGTGCTCTACGCGATCCTCGACGAGGTCGTCGACGGGTACGAGCCGATCGTCGCCGGTCTGCTGAACGACATCGACGAGATCGAGGACCAGCTCTTCGGCGACAGCGACGACGACCAGCTCTCCCGCCGCATCTACGAGCTCTCGCGCGAGGTCATCAACTTCCAGCGGGCCGTGCACCCCCTCAGCGGGATGCTGGAGTGGCTGCGCCGCGGGTCCGAGAAGTACCGCATCGACGAGGAGCTGCAGCGGTCGCTGCGCGACGTGCTCGACCACACGATCCGGGTGAACGAGCGGGTCGACTCGTTCCGCGCGATCCTCGAGAACGCGCTGACCGTGCACTCCGCGCTCGTCGCCCGCCGCCAGACCGAGGCCGGGCTCGCGCAGAACGACGAGATCAAGAAGATCTCCTCGTGGGCGGCCATCATCTTCGCGCCGACGCTCGTGGGCACGGTGTACGGCATGAACTTCGAGGTCATGCCCGAGCTGCACTGGGCCTTCGGCTACCCGATGGCGATCGGGGCCATGGCCGCGTTCGCCGTCGCGCTGTACGGGGTGTTCAAGTACAAGAAGTGGCTCTGA
- a CDS encoding dihydrofolate reductase family protein: MTRELVYTGFITADGIVDSPGGAVEGHPNGGWVFRTPFDADAYSLKGEELADTTALLFGRRSYEAFAPFWRDSEDHAAYRDLPKYVVSTTLAEEDLVDGWGETSILRSTDEVARLRDGEGGGIFIHGSAELALRLAEADLIDRYNLLVFPVLLGSGKTIFPSGPRGQELSLRESAAYANGVVKVVYDVTH, encoded by the coding sequence ATGACCCGCGAACTCGTCTACACCGGATTCATCACCGCTGACGGCATCGTCGACTCCCCCGGCGGCGCGGTCGAAGGTCACCCGAACGGCGGGTGGGTGTTCCGCACACCGTTCGACGCCGACGCCTACTCGCTGAAGGGCGAGGAGCTGGCCGACACCACGGCGCTGCTGTTCGGGCGCCGCAGCTACGAGGCCTTCGCACCGTTCTGGCGGGACTCAGAGGACCACGCCGCGTATCGGGATCTGCCCAAGTACGTGGTGTCGACCACGCTCGCCGAAGAGGATCTGGTCGACGGCTGGGGTGAGACGAGCATCCTCCGTTCGACCGACGAGGTCGCGAGGCTGCGTGACGGCGAAGGAGGAGGCATCTTCATCCACGGCAGCGCCGAGCTCGCCCTGCGCCTCGCCGAGGCCGACCTCATCGACCGCTACAACCTGCTGGTGTTCCCCGTGCTGCTGGGTTCCGGCAAGACGATCTTCCCGTCCGGCCCGCGCGGCCAGGAGCTCTCGCTCCGTGAGTCCGCCGCGTACGCGAACGGAGTCGTGAAGGTCGTCTACGACGTGACGCACTGA
- a CDS encoding HEAT repeat domain-containing protein, with protein MTDDDRESAAVGQLSAALTAESASTRLQAAMTAGTHPRTAYVPVLIAQCRTEPDFSVRETLTWALTRHDRQVTVELLLPELDSTTAQARSQALHSLSKIGDPRAWPAITTTLLTDDDTEVARAAWRTAAGLAPDDEKERLAEVLSTQFARGDRDLQRSLSRAFAVLGAPAAAAVEKAATYPAPEVRIHAIATAHVMENPDDGFDAAVAEAQRIVALRAAPRTEE; from the coding sequence ATGACCGACGACGACCGCGAATCCGCTGCGGTGGGGCAGCTCAGCGCTGCCCTGACGGCCGAGTCCGCATCGACGCGCCTGCAGGCGGCGATGACGGCCGGCACGCACCCGCGCACCGCCTACGTGCCCGTGCTCATCGCGCAGTGCCGCACGGAACCGGACTTCTCCGTGCGGGAGACGCTCACGTGGGCGCTGACCCGTCACGATCGTCAGGTCACCGTCGAGCTCCTGCTGCCCGAGCTCGACTCGACCACGGCACAGGCGCGCAGTCAGGCGCTGCACTCGCTGTCGAAGATCGGCGACCCGCGCGCCTGGCCGGCGATCACGACGACGCTACTCACCGACGACGACACCGAGGTCGCGCGAGCCGCGTGGCGCACGGCCGCCGGTCTCGCCCCCGACGACGAGAAGGAGCGGCTCGCCGAGGTCCTCTCCACGCAGTTCGCCCGCGGCGACCGCGACCTGCAGCGCAGTCTGAGTCGGGCCTTCGCGGTGCTCGGCGCGCCGGCGGCGGCAGCGGTCGAGAAGGCGGCGACGTACCCCGCACCGGAGGTGCGCATCCACGCGATCGCGACCGCGCACGTGATGGAGAATCCCGACGACGGCTTCGACGCCGCCGTCGCCGAGGCCCAGCGCATCGTCGCACTGCGCGCGGCGCCGCGGACCGAGGAATGA